The following are from one region of the Streptomyces changanensis genome:
- a CDS encoding acyl-CoA dehydrogenase family protein, with amino-acid sequence MDFAMDARTEELRERLLAFMTEHVYPAEPVAEEQRAALASPWDTPPVVAELKAEARRRGLWNLFLPDAKYGAGLTNLQYAPLAEITGRSPHLAPTALNCAAPDTGNMEVLAQFGTEAQRARWLEPLLAGEIRSAFAMTEPEVASSDATNIETRIERDGDEYVVTGRKWYISGAMNPDCRIFIVMGKTDPQGEDVRRQQSMLLVPRDTPGVEVRRAMRVYGYEDHSHGGHAEVVFHGARVPVDHLIGEEGGGFAIAQARLGPGRIHHCMRLIGMAERAIELMCRRAVSRTAFGRPLAAQGQVHAWIADARVAVEQLRLLVLKTAWLMDTVGNKGAHTEIQAIKIATPRTVVDVIDRAVQLHGAGGVSQDFPLAELWASARTLRLADGPDEVHQRSLARRELKRYA; translated from the coding sequence CGCGCACCGAGGAGCTGCGCGAGCGCCTGCTCGCCTTCATGACCGAGCACGTGTACCCGGCCGAGCCGGTCGCCGAGGAGCAGCGCGCCGCGCTGGCCTCCCCCTGGGACACCCCGCCGGTCGTGGCGGAGCTGAAGGCGGAGGCGCGGCGGCGGGGCCTGTGGAACCTCTTCCTGCCGGACGCGAAGTACGGTGCCGGGCTGACCAACCTCCAATACGCGCCGCTCGCCGAGATCACCGGTCGCTCGCCCCACCTGGCGCCGACGGCGCTGAACTGCGCCGCCCCGGACACCGGCAACATGGAGGTCCTCGCCCAGTTCGGCACCGAGGCGCAGCGCGCGCGGTGGCTGGAGCCGCTGCTGGCCGGGGAGATCCGCTCGGCGTTCGCGATGACCGAGCCGGAGGTCGCCTCGTCCGACGCCACCAACATCGAGACGCGCATCGAGCGGGACGGCGACGAGTACGTCGTCACGGGCCGCAAGTGGTACATCTCCGGAGCGATGAACCCGGACTGCCGGATCTTCATCGTGATGGGCAAGACCGACCCGCAGGGCGAGGACGTCCGCCGCCAGCAGTCGATGCTGCTCGTGCCGCGCGACACCCCCGGCGTCGAGGTGCGGCGCGCGATGCGGGTGTACGGGTACGAGGACCACTCCCACGGCGGGCACGCCGAGGTGGTCTTCCACGGCGCCCGGGTGCCGGTGGACCACCTGATCGGCGAGGAGGGCGGCGGGTTCGCCATCGCCCAGGCCCGGCTCGGCCCGGGGCGCATCCACCACTGCATGCGGCTGATCGGCATGGCGGAGCGGGCGATCGAGCTGATGTGCCGGCGGGCGGTCTCCCGCACGGCGTTCGGCCGGCCGCTGGCGGCGCAGGGGCAGGTGCACGCCTGGATCGCGGACGCCCGGGTCGCGGTGGAGCAGCTGCGGCTGCTGGTGCTGAAGACCGCCTGGCTGATGGACACGGTCGGCAACAAGGGCGCCCACACGGAGATCCAGGCCATCAAGATCGCCACGCCCCGCACGGTCGTGGACGTCATCGACCGGGCGGTGCAGCTGCACGGCGCGGGCGGGGTGAGCCAGGACTTCCCCCTGGCCGAGCTGTGGGCGTCGGCGCGGACGCTGCGCCTCGCGGACGGGCCCGACGAGGTGCACCAGCGCTCGCTGGCCCGGCGGGAGCTGAAGCGGTACGCCTGA